Proteins encoded in a region of the Thiohalorhabdus denitrificans genome:
- a CDS encoding WbuC family cupin fold metalloprotein, protein MPITPIDDQRVARLSDAAQGRERLRANDNLHPELADPVQRMLNAFEPGTYVRPHRHGDPPKWELFLALSGAAACLTFDEAGTVTERCEIRAGGPLYGVEIPAGAWHSVAALEPGTVLFEIKPGPYAPLTDKDFAAWAPAEGEAGAVAMERWLRSAPVGAAAGCRSGT, encoded by the coding sequence TTGCCCATCACCCCCATCGACGACCAGCGGGTCGCGCGCCTGAGCGACGCCGCCCAGGGGCGGGAGCGGCTGCGGGCCAACGACAACCTGCACCCGGAGCTGGCCGACCCGGTGCAGCGCATGCTCAACGCCTTCGAGCCGGGGACCTACGTGCGCCCCCATCGCCACGGCGATCCCCCCAAGTGGGAGCTGTTCCTGGCGCTTTCGGGCGCGGCGGCCTGCCTCACCTTCGACGAGGCCGGCACCGTCACGGAGCGCTGCGAGATCCGCGCCGGCGGGCCGCTGTACGGGGTGGAGATCCCCGCCGGGGCGTGGCACAGCGTGGCCGCCCTGGAGCCGGGCACGGTGCTGTTCGAGATCAAGCCGGGCCCCTACGCCCCGCTCACGGACAAGGACTTCGCGGCGTGGGCACCGGCCGAGGGGGAGGCCGGGGCCGTGGCCATGGAGCGCTGGCTGCGGAGCGCACCGGTGGGAGCCGCCGCCGGATGCCGGAGCGGGACCTGA
- a CDS encoding alpha/beta hydrolase, with protein MPIGAVSAALGMARPPAVAVPPPPQVPQEPTALQRYIEEREAAVPDLRPHLAKTIRWAHPERPARAPVAIVYLHGFAGSHRELVPVCERLAGEWEANVFHTRLAGHGRDGAALAEVGTADWLADAREALAVGKRLGERVVVVGTSTGGTLATWLAAAVDPPEVAAYVLVSPNFGPRHLLAELLLLPGAERWSPWIHGATHRFTPATEEHARLVTPAFPTPALVPMMRLVGLVRALDLGRVCRPTQVLYCPGDRVVAPSAIRAAYRRLGAARKELVPVEEPEDPARHTLAGDLLSPATTPEVLAAIRGFVEPVLAGEALA; from the coding sequence ATGCCCATCGGCGCGGTAAGCGCGGCCCTGGGAATGGCGCGGCCGCCGGCGGTGGCGGTGCCCCCGCCGCCGCAGGTGCCGCAGGAGCCGACGGCACTGCAGCGCTACATCGAGGAGCGGGAGGCGGCGGTGCCGGACCTCCGGCCCCACTTGGCCAAGACCATCCGCTGGGCGCACCCCGAGCGCCCCGCGCGGGCGCCCGTCGCCATTGTCTACCTGCACGGGTTCGCCGGGTCCCACCGCGAGCTGGTGCCGGTGTGCGAGCGTCTCGCGGGGGAATGGGAGGCTAACGTCTTCCATACCCGGCTCGCCGGGCACGGCCGCGACGGCGCGGCCCTGGCCGAGGTGGGCACGGCGGACTGGCTGGCCGATGCCCGGGAGGCCCTGGCGGTGGGGAAGCGGCTGGGGGAGCGGGTCGTGGTGGTGGGCACCTCCACCGGCGGGACCCTGGCCACCTGGCTGGCGGCCGCCGTGGACCCGCCGGAGGTGGCCGCCTACGTGCTGGTCTCCCCCAACTTCGGCCCCCGCCACCTCCTGGCGGAGCTCCTGCTGCTGCCGGGCGCCGAGCGGTGGTCGCCGTGGATCCACGGCGCCACCCACCGCTTCACCCCGGCCACCGAGGAGCACGCCCGCCTGGTCACGCCGGCTTTCCCCACCCCGGCCCTGGTACCCATGATGCGCCTGGTGGGCCTGGTTCGGGCCCTGGACCTGGGGCGCGTGTGCCGGCCCACCCAGGTGCTGTACTGCCCCGGGGACCGGGTGGTCGCGCCCTCGGCCATTCGCGCCGCCTACCGCCGGCTGGGGGCCGCCCGCAAGGAGCTGGTGCCCGTCGAGGAGCCCGAGGACCCCGCCCGCCACACCCTCGCCGGGGACCTGCTGAGCCCCGCCACCACCCCCGAGGTGCTGGCGGCCATCCGCGGCTTCGTTGAGCCGGTGCTGGCCGGGGAGGCCCTGGCGTAG
- the purU gene encoding formyltetrahydrofolate deformylase, with the protein MEGHARLLITCTDRPGIVAAVSGFLTQYRGNITALDQHTTDPEQGCFFMRVAFRSPDVEPPGNWLRAEFRREVAEPFEMDWHLSFAAEHKRMAILVSRPDHALLELLWRWSRGELPAELAGVISNHPDHREAVEAFGLPYRHIPVEQGAQEEAEAAMLDQLGEWGAELVVLARYMRILSPGFVAQYPSRIINIHHSFLPAFAGSDPYRQAFERGVKLIGATAHYATSELDAGPVIEQDVIRVSHRDGVADLRERGREVERSVLARAVRWHLEDRVAVWGNRTVVFGT; encoded by the coding sequence ATGGAGGGCCATGCCCGCCTGCTGATCACCTGCACCGACCGCCCGGGCATCGTGGCCGCCGTATCCGGGTTCCTGACCCAGTACAGGGGAAACATCACCGCCCTCGACCAGCACACCACCGACCCGGAGCAGGGCTGCTTTTTCATGCGGGTGGCCTTCCGCAGCCCCGATGTGGAGCCGCCGGGCAACTGGCTGCGGGCGGAATTCCGCCGCGAGGTGGCCGAGCCCTTTGAAATGGACTGGCACCTCTCCTTCGCCGCCGAGCACAAGCGCATGGCGATCCTGGTTTCCCGGCCCGACCACGCTCTGCTGGAACTGCTGTGGCGCTGGTCGCGGGGGGAGCTACCGGCGGAGCTCGCCGGGGTCATCAGCAACCACCCCGACCACCGAGAGGCGGTGGAGGCCTTCGGCCTGCCCTACCGCCACATCCCTGTGGAGCAGGGGGCGCAGGAGGAAGCCGAGGCGGCCATGCTCGACCAGCTTGGGGAGTGGGGGGCCGAGCTGGTGGTGCTGGCCCGCTACATGCGCATCCTGTCGCCGGGGTTCGTGGCCCAGTACCCCAGCCGCATCATCAACATCCACCACTCCTTCCTGCCCGCCTTCGCCGGCTCCGACCCCTACCGCCAGGCCTTCGAGCGGGGGGTGAAGCTCATCGGCGCCACCGCCCACTACGCCACAAGCGAGCTGGACGCCGGGCCGGTGATCGAGCAGGACGTCATCCGCGTCTCCCACCGCGACGGCGTGGCCGACCTGCGCGAGCGCGGCCGCGAGGTGGAGCGCAGCGTCCTGGCCCGGGCGGTGCGCTGGCACCTGGAGGACCGCGTCGCCGTGTGGGGCAACCGCACGGTGGTGTTCGGGACCTGA
- a CDS encoding SDR family NAD(P)-dependent oxidoreductase, with protein MARTLITGASGGLGKALAAHLYAQGWELALATRAPEALKEQAASWGAVLIHADVSTPEGAQHAVTEASGADGPPHALAHCAGSRLIKPLHRTNTAAYRDCLAANLDSAFFTLQAWVAELRRAGGEGAAVLVSSTVARAGVPNHEAVAAAKAAVEGLARSAAATYARDGIRINAVAPGLLRGPATEPMFRSPEAERSIAEQYPLGRYGTPADAAAAMAWLLSEEAGWITGQVLAVDGGFADLRTPGGRTR; from the coding sequence ATGGCCCGGACCCTTATCACCGGTGCTAGCGGCGGCCTCGGAAAAGCGCTTGCCGCCCACCTCTATGCGCAGGGGTGGGAGCTGGCCCTGGCCACCCGCGCCCCGGAGGCCTTGAAGGAGCAGGCGGCCTCATGGGGCGCCGTCCTGATCCATGCTGATGTCTCCACCCCGGAGGGCGCACAGCACGCGGTTACCGAAGCCTCCGGAGCGGACGGCCCGCCCCACGCCTTGGCCCACTGTGCCGGTTCCCGGCTGATCAAGCCCCTGCACCGTACCAACACCGCCGCCTACCGCGATTGCTTGGCGGCCAACCTGGACAGCGCCTTCTTCACCCTACAAGCGTGGGTGGCGGAATTGCGCCGAGCCGGAGGGGAGGGAGCCGCCGTTTTGGTAAGCTCCACCGTGGCCCGGGCCGGTGTGCCCAACCACGAGGCGGTGGCTGCTGCCAAGGCCGCCGTGGAGGGCCTGGCGCGCAGCGCCGCTGCCACCTACGCGCGCGACGGCATCCGCATCAACGCCGTCGCCCCGGGTCTGCTGCGCGGCCCGGCCACCGAGCCCATGTTCCGCTCCCCCGAGGCGGAGCGGAGCATCGCCGAGCAGTACCCCCTGGGCCGCTATGGCACCCCCGCGGATGCCGCCGCGGCCATGGCCTGGCTGTTGTCCGAGGAGGCCGGGTGGATTACGGGGCAGGTGCTCGCGGTGGACGGCGGCTTTGCCGACCTGCGCACCCCGGGCGGGCGCACCCGCTAA
- the tgt gene encoding tRNA guanosine(34) transglycosylase Tgt, with amino-acid sequence MSVTDTPDFSFDLLATDGAARRGRVVTGRGPIDTPAFMPVGTAGTVKGMLPEQVAATGAQILLGNAYHLMLRPGAERVAEFGGLHRFMNWDGPILTDSGGYQVLSLTDLRKLDENGVTFRSHIDGSYWEMTPESSVEIQRLLDADITMVFDECPPYPCEEDEAKRSLDLTLRWAERSKAAFENRPGYGLFGIVQGGVHDHLREESARRLVEMGFHGYAVGGLAVGEPAAERNHTLEVTTPVLPTDRPRYLMGVGKPVDLVDAVERGIDMFDCVLPTRSGRRGLAFTWGGDLKLTNARFRDDHEPLDPNSSCPASRDYSKGYLHHLFRSGELLGWVLLTWHNLHFYQELMAAMRAAVEEGRFADFAAAFRERQAKPKQAGA; translated from the coding sequence ATCTCCGTGACCGATACCCCCGACTTCTCCTTCGACCTCCTCGCCACCGACGGCGCCGCCCGGCGCGGCCGGGTGGTCACGGGCCGCGGCCCCATCGACACCCCCGCCTTCATGCCCGTGGGCACCGCCGGCACGGTGAAGGGCATGCTTCCCGAGCAGGTGGCGGCCACCGGGGCGCAGATCCTGCTCGGCAACGCCTACCACCTCATGCTGCGCCCGGGCGCGGAGCGGGTGGCGGAGTTCGGCGGCCTGCACCGGTTCATGAACTGGGACGGCCCCATCCTCACCGACTCCGGCGGCTACCAGGTGCTGTCGCTCACGGACCTCCGCAAGCTCGACGAGAACGGCGTCACCTTCCGCAGCCACATCGACGGCAGCTACTGGGAGATGACCCCGGAGTCGTCGGTGGAGATCCAGCGCCTGCTCGACGCCGACATCACCATGGTCTTCGACGAGTGCCCGCCCTATCCCTGCGAGGAGGACGAGGCCAAGCGCTCCCTGGACCTGACCCTGCGCTGGGCGGAGCGCTCCAAGGCCGCCTTCGAGAATCGACCCGGCTACGGCCTGTTCGGCATCGTCCAGGGCGGGGTGCACGACCACCTGCGCGAGGAGTCGGCACGGCGACTGGTGGAGATGGGCTTCCACGGCTACGCCGTGGGCGGGCTGGCGGTGGGGGAGCCCGCGGCGGAGCGCAACCACACCCTGGAGGTGACCACCCCCGTGCTGCCCACGGACCGGCCGCGCTACCTGATGGGCGTGGGCAAGCCGGTGGACCTGGTGGACGCGGTGGAGCGTGGCATCGACATGTTCGACTGCGTTCTGCCCACCCGCTCCGGGCGGCGCGGCCTAGCCTTCACCTGGGGCGGGGACCTCAAGCTCACCAACGCCCGCTTCCGCGACGACCACGAGCCCCTGGATCCCAACTCCAGCTGCCCCGCCTCCCGCGACTATTCCAAGGGCTACCTCCATCACCTGTTCCGCTCCGGGGAGCTGCTGGGCTGGGTGCTACTCACCTGGCACAACCTGCACTTCTACCAGGAGCTCATGGCCGCCATGCGGGCGGCCGTGGAGGAGGGGCGATTCGCCGATTTCGCCGCCGCCTTCCGGGAGCGCCAGGCGAAGCCCAAGCAGGCCGGGGCATAA
- the queA gene encoding tRNA preQ1(34) S-adenosylmethionine ribosyltransferase-isomerase QueA: MRIDEFDFQLPEDRIAQHPARPADAARLLEVRPDGLGDYGVRDLPRLLRPGDLLVFNDTQVIPARLVGHRDAVRVELTLHKPLGGPRWAAFARPAKRLKPGQTVRIAEDFAAEVAEKRDGGEVVLEFDREGAALMAALDAHGHMPLPPYIRGGEDEAADRADYQTRFAAKPGAVAAPTAALHFTDRLMAELEAAGIEWTTVTLHVGAGTFLPVKVEDTRDHIMHAEYGVVEAATAERVNAVRAAGGRIVPVGTTSLRLLETAAGEDGVLRPWSGETDIFITPGYRFRAADLMVTNFHLPKSTLLMLVAAFSGLERIKAAYAHAVEAEYRFYSYGDACLLHPEKD, translated from the coding sequence ATGCGCATCGACGAATTCGACTTCCAGCTCCCCGAGGACCGCATCGCCCAGCATCCCGCGCGCCCGGCGGACGCCGCGCGCCTGCTGGAGGTGCGGCCCGACGGCCTCGGCGATTACGGGGTCCGCGACCTGCCCCGGCTGCTGCGGCCCGGGGACCTGCTGGTGTTCAACGACACCCAGGTGATCCCGGCGCGCCTGGTGGGGCACCGGGACGCGGTGCGCGTGGAGCTGACCCTGCACAAGCCGCTGGGCGGACCGCGCTGGGCCGCCTTCGCCCGCCCGGCCAAGCGCCTCAAGCCCGGACAGACGGTGCGCATCGCCGAGGATTTCGCCGCCGAGGTGGCCGAGAAACGCGACGGCGGCGAGGTGGTGCTGGAATTCGACCGGGAGGGCGCGGCGCTCATGGCCGCCCTGGACGCCCACGGCCACATGCCCCTGCCCCCCTACATCCGCGGCGGGGAGGACGAGGCCGCGGACCGCGCCGACTACCAGACCCGCTTCGCCGCCAAGCCCGGGGCCGTGGCCGCCCCCACGGCCGCCCTGCACTTCACCGACCGGCTCATGGCGGAGCTGGAGGCCGCCGGCATCGAGTGGACCACCGTCACCCTGCACGTGGGGGCGGGCACCTTCCTGCCGGTGAAGGTGGAGGACACCCGCGACCACATAATGCACGCCGAGTACGGGGTGGTGGAGGCAGCCACGGCGGAGCGGGTCAACGCGGTGAGAGCAGCGGGCGGGCGCATCGTGCCGGTGGGCACCACCAGCCTGCGCCTGCTGGAGACCGCCGCCGGGGAGGACGGCGTACTGCGGCCCTGGAGCGGCGAGACGGACATCTTCATCACTCCGGGCTACCGCTTCCGGGCCGCGGACCTCATGGTCACCAACTTCCACTTGCCCAAGTCCACCCTGCTCATGCTGGTGGCCGCCTTCTCCGGCCTGGAGCGGATCAAGGCCGCCTACGCGCACGCGGTGGAGGCCGAATACCGGTTCTATTCCTACGGGGATGCGTGCCTGCTGCATCCGGAGAAGGACTGA
- a CDS encoding M18 family aminopeptidase — MNEQDRRQTAQDLLDYIDASPSPWHAVANAMEALERRGYQRLWEEETWDLLPGRAYYVVRDDSSLIAFRIGNAALEDAGFRIVGAHTDSPGFRVKPNAAFAKGPLAVLGTEIYGGPILATFTDRDLTLAGRVFVRDKDAETGVSPVLVNFARPLLRLPNLAIHMNREVNKEGLKLDYQEQLPLFLSALSEELPPERQFRRLLAEQAGVKEEDLVSWGLAVADTQPGAFWGPDNEFLADSQVDNLASCHAALAALPEETADAGVAVAALFDHEEVGSESYKGAAGNFLESVLARIAEELELSEGGYRSALARSWLLSADMAHATHPHYPGHHEPQHPVKVNEGPVIKINAAQRYATDELGEAFFVHLCEASGVPHQRYIHRNDLPCGSTIGPMMAARLGLRTVDVGNPMWAMHSLRESAGALDHGALIRVLETFYTTGQGGVGGSLDILP, encoded by the coding sequence ATGAACGAGCAGGATCGCCGCCAGACCGCCCAGGACCTCCTGGACTACATCGACGCCAGCCCCAGCCCCTGGCACGCCGTGGCCAACGCCATGGAGGCGCTGGAGCGCCGGGGCTACCAGCGGCTGTGGGAGGAGGAGACCTGGGACCTGCTTCCGGGACGGGCCTACTACGTGGTTCGCGACGACTCCAGCCTCATCGCCTTCCGCATCGGGAACGCCGCCCTGGAGGACGCCGGGTTCCGCATCGTGGGGGCCCACACCGACTCCCCCGGCTTCCGGGTCAAGCCCAACGCGGCCTTCGCCAAGGGCCCCCTGGCCGTGCTGGGTACCGAGATCTACGGCGGTCCCATCCTGGCCACCTTCACCGACCGCGACCTGACCCTGGCGGGCCGGGTCTTCGTGCGGGACAAGGACGCCGAGACCGGCGTGTCGCCCGTGCTGGTGAACTTCGCCCGCCCGCTGCTGCGCCTGCCCAACCTCGCCATCCACATGAACCGGGAGGTGAACAAGGAGGGGCTCAAGCTCGATTACCAGGAGCAGCTACCCCTGTTCCTGAGCGCCCTGTCCGAGGAGCTGCCCCCGGAGCGGCAGTTCCGGCGCCTGCTCGCGGAGCAAGCGGGGGTCAAGGAAGAGGACCTGGTCTCCTGGGGCCTGGCGGTGGCGGACACCCAGCCCGGCGCCTTCTGGGGCCCCGACAACGAGTTCCTCGCCGACAGCCAGGTCGACAACCTGGCCTCCTGCCACGCCGCGCTGGCGGCGCTGCCCGAGGAGACCGCCGACGCCGGCGTGGCCGTGGCGGCCCTGTTCGACCACGAGGAGGTGGGCAGCGAGTCCTACAAGGGCGCGGCGGGCAACTTCCTGGAGAGCGTCCTGGCGCGCATCGCCGAGGAGCTGGAGCTGAGCGAGGGCGGCTACCGGTCCGCCCTGGCGCGCAGCTGGCTGCTGTCCGCGGACATGGCCCACGCCACCCATCCCCACTACCCCGGCCACCACGAGCCCCAGCACCCCGTGAAGGTCAACGAGGGGCCGGTGATCAAGATCAACGCCGCCCAACGCTACGCCACCGACGAGCTGGGCGAGGCCTTCTTCGTCCATCTTTGCGAGGCGAGCGGCGTTCCCCACCAGCGCTACATCCACCGCAACGATCTGCCCTGCGGCTCCACCATCGGCCCCATGATGGCGGCGCGTCTCGGCCTGCGAACGGTGGATGTAGGCAACCCCATGTGGGCCATGCACTCCCTCCGCGAGAGCGCCGGCGCCCTGGACCACGGCGCCCTGATCCGGGTGCTGGAGACCTTCTACACCACCGGACAAGGTGGTGTGGGCGGGTCCTTGGACATCCTGCCCTAG